One stretch of Deinobacterium chartae DNA includes these proteins:
- a CDS encoding sugar ABC transporter permease codes for MSQVHKSHSAPEYRPKQPNLLQRALPWLIAMALVAFLVWFFGNLISRVQPGGLILRVENGWIYLLLGIAGVVVLIALTSLLTQLVLRARRGRAVNFWPIFGNQLTHVTLWAVIVAAVYPIFYVIAASFDPRSSLFSLARPQSDNILISSKVLPSFEVVSWANYAKLFEGITLPMWQLLLLGVIAVSLLVIGVSALIHRLGGTPQEGRGAANWAMRIMLVAIGLIVVFMGPAQFTGDSNEAKFLLNVRNTFLVSGLTGLIAILLSTTAGYAIARLRFPGRHQTLLFFIFVQMFPGFLALVAIFYLLVSLGLLNTFTGLILAYSAGAIAFNTWIYKGYVESLPLSLEEAALVDGATRWQAFTRVVLPLSGPILAFMFLNQFIGTYAEFIVSSIVLTGVDTWTVGVALRNFTTGQFSTQWGTFAAASVVGAIPIVLLFYGFQQYFVGGAAAGGVKE; via the coding sequence ATGAGCCAGGTCCACAAAAGCCACTCCGCCCCGGAATACCGTCCCAAGCAACCGAACCTGCTGCAACGCGCCCTGCCCTGGCTGATCGCCATGGCGCTGGTCGCCTTTCTGGTGTGGTTTTTTGGCAACCTGATCTCGCGCGTTCAGCCGGGCGGGCTGATCTTGCGGGTCGAGAACGGCTGGATCTACCTGCTGCTGGGCATCGCGGGCGTGGTCGTCCTGATCGCCCTCACCAGCCTGCTCACCCAGCTCGTTCTGCGCGCCCGCCGCGGCCGGGCCGTGAACTTCTGGCCGATCTTCGGCAACCAGCTCACCCACGTCACCCTCTGGGCGGTCATCGTCGCGGCCGTCTACCCGATCTTCTACGTGATTGCCGCCTCGTTCGACCCGCGCAGCTCGCTGTTCAGCCTGGCGCGCCCCCAGTCGGACAACATCCTGATCAGCTCGAAGGTGCTGCCCTCGTTCGAGGTGGTGTCGTGGGCAAACTACGCCAAGCTGTTCGAGGGCATCACCCTGCCGATGTGGCAACTGCTGCTGCTCGGCGTGATCGCGGTCTCGCTGCTGGTCATCGGCGTCTCGGCCCTGATTCATCGCCTGGGCGGCACCCCCCAAGAGGGGCGCGGCGCGGCGAACTGGGCCATGCGGATCATGCTGGTCGCCATCGGCCTCATCGTGGTGTTCATGGGTCCAGCACAGTTCACCGGCGACTCGAACGAAGCCAAGTTCTTGCTCAACGTCCGCAACACCTTCTTGGTCTCGGGCCTGACCGGACTGATCGCCATCTTGCTCTCTACGACCGCCGGTTACGCCATCGCGCGCCTGCGCTTCCCCGGACGCCACCAGACGCTGCTGTTCTTTATTTTCGTACAGATGTTCCCCGGCTTCCTGGCGCTGGTCGCCATCTTCTACCTGCTGGTCAGCCTGGGCCTCTTAAACACCTTCACCGGCCTGATCCTGGCGTACTCGGCGGGGGCCATCGCCTTTAACACCTGGATCTACAAAGGCTACGTCGAGAGCCTGCCCTTGTCCCTCGAGGAGGCCGCCCTGGTGGACGGAGCGACCCGCTGGCAGGCCTTCACCCGGGTGGTCCTGCCGCTCTCGGGCCCGATCCTGGCTTTTATGTTCTTGAATCAGTTCATCGGCACCTACGCCGAGTTCATCGTGTCCAGCATCGTGCTGACCGGCGTGGACACCTGGACGGTGGGCGTGGCGCTGCGCAACTTCACCACGGGACAGTTCTCCACGCAGTGGGGCACCTTCGCGGCGGCGTCGGTGGTCGGAGCCATCCCGATCGTGCTGCTGTTCTACGGCTTCCAGCAGTATTTCGTGGGAGGGGCCGCGGCGGGCGGCGTGAAGGAATAA
- a CDS encoding alpha-amylase family glycosyl hydrolase — MNAIFDTVPCWHDHTPAYTSTLRARRGQSVTVRLKTLLDVQQVQIKVLVYGEIYERPTREIAPVDGQGRWFEADFEVNAERVRYAWQLLLADDTLNFSLAGLTHTRRGYRDWFSLLADYQAPEWVWERVFYQIFPDRFRNGNPDNDVQSGEYLYGGRPVIKVDWDTPPDRRGDIHAHYGGDLEGITQALPYLEDLGVNALWLTPIFESPSNHRYDIRDYRKVDPHLGGDAAFEALMRAAQERDFKVVLDGVFNHTGDEHALFCRALHDHEAPERDLFTWKSQPQKGETPYAAFFDVPTLPKIDYTSPRAFEEFIDGDAAVVRHWLRRGIDGWRLDVAQMIGAGGTDAGNLEVHRRLKRAAREENPEAYVFGERFFDAEHALETGQGEDGVMNYHGFGLPVMEWLAGNNLRGHPVRMTSEELLDLLWDAWHALPAPIALNQFNLLDSHDLPRAMWRVGGDRNKLLAGLTMLMAFPGVPCIFYGTEVGLNQPEPGAMPFCRVPMPWDEGRWDSALLEATRKLIRLRKATPALQRGTLRLLACAPDAVAWLRELTHADGRVERAALIASRSSTPAPITLTLPEGNWVDALAGTEVGAGGEYTLELTGGTILLSR; from the coding sequence ATGAACGCGATCTTCGACACCGTTCCCTGCTGGCACGATCACACTCCCGCCTACACCAGCACGCTGCGCGCCCGGCGCGGCCAGAGCGTTACCGTGCGGCTCAAGACCCTGCTCGACGTGCAGCAGGTGCAGATCAAGGTGCTGGTGTACGGCGAGATCTACGAGCGGCCCACCCGCGAGATCGCGCCCGTAGACGGCCAGGGACGCTGGTTCGAGGCCGACTTCGAGGTGAACGCCGAACGGGTGCGCTACGCCTGGCAACTGCTGCTCGCGGACGACACCCTGAACTTCAGCCTGGCGGGCCTGACGCACACGCGGCGCGGCTACCGCGACTGGTTCTCGCTGCTGGCCGACTATCAGGCTCCAGAGTGGGTCTGGGAGCGGGTGTTCTACCAGATCTTCCCGGACCGCTTTCGCAACGGCAACCCGGACAACGACGTGCAGAGCGGCGAGTACCTGTACGGCGGCCGGCCGGTCATCAAAGTCGACTGGGACACCCCGCCCGACCGCCGGGGCGACATTCACGCGCACTACGGCGGAGACCTCGAGGGCATCACCCAGGCCCTGCCCTACCTCGAGGACCTGGGCGTGAACGCGCTGTGGCTGACCCCGATCTTCGAGAGCCCCTCGAACCACCGCTACGACATCCGGGACTACCGCAAGGTGGACCCGCACCTGGGCGGAGACGCGGCCTTCGAGGCCCTGATGCGCGCGGCGCAGGAACGCGACTTCAAGGTGGTGCTCGACGGCGTGTTCAACCACACCGGCGACGAGCACGCGCTGTTTTGCCGCGCCCTGCACGATCACGAGGCTCCCGAGCGCGACCTGTTTACCTGGAAGAGCCAGCCCCAAAAGGGCGAGACGCCCTACGCCGCCTTTTTCGACGTACCTACCCTGCCCAAGATCGACTACACCTCGCCCCGGGCCTTCGAGGAGTTCATCGACGGCGACGCGGCGGTGGTCCGCCACTGGCTGCGGCGCGGCATCGACGGCTGGCGTCTGGACGTCGCCCAGATGATCGGTGCGGGCGGCACCGACGCGGGCAACCTCGAGGTGCACCGGCGCCTCAAGCGCGCCGCGCGCGAGGAGAACCCCGAGGCCTACGTGTTCGGCGAGCGCTTCTTCGACGCAGAGCACGCCCTCGAGACCGGGCAGGGCGAAGACGGCGTGATGAACTACCACGGCTTCGGCCTGCCGGTGATGGAGTGGCTGGCCGGCAACAACCTGCGCGGCCACCCGGTACGCATGACCTCCGAGGAACTGCTCGACCTGCTGTGGGACGCGTGGCATGCGCTGCCCGCACCGATCGCGCTGAACCAGTTCAACCTGCTCGACTCGCACGACCTTCCGCGCGCGATGTGGCGCGTGGGCGGAGACCGCAACAAGCTGCTGGCGGGCCTGACCATGCTGATGGCCTTTCCGGGTGTGCCCTGCATTTTCTACGGCACCGAGGTCGGCCTGAACCAGCCCGAACCGGGTGCCATGCCGTTTTGCCGCGTTCCGATGCCCTGGGACGAGGGCCGCTGGGACAGCGCGCTCCTCGAGGCCACCCGCAAACTGATCCGGCTGCGCAAGGCGACCCCGGCGCTGCAGCGCGGCACCCTGCGCCTGCTGGCCTGCGCGCCGGACGCGGTGGCGTGGCTGCGCGAGCTGACCCACGCCGACGGCCGCGTAGAGCGCGCGGCGCTGATCGCCAGCCGCTCGAGCACCCCGGCCCCCATCACCCTGACCCTGCCCGAGGGCAACTGGGTGGATGCCCTGGCGGGCACCGAGGTGGGAGCGGGCGGGGAGTATACCCTCGAGCTGACCGGCGGCACGATCCTGCTCAGCCGCTGA
- a CDS encoding AAA family ATPase produces the protein MTASFPHRRVMVLGTTGSGKTTLAARLARRLEVPHIELDALNWGPGWTERAPETFRAMLLEATAGEGWVTDGNYGKARAVLWPRAQAVIWLDYPAPLIFARLFRRTCRRVFGRDELWNGNRETFRAAFLSRDSLFVWFFRTYARRRRELPALLARPEYAHLEVYRLRSPRETERWLRDLEGR, from the coding sequence ATGACCGCCTCCTTTCCCCACCGCCGCGTCATGGTCCTGGGAACCACCGGCAGCGGCAAGACCACGCTGGCCGCCCGTCTGGCCCGCAGGCTGGAAGTGCCGCACATCGAGCTCGACGCGCTGAACTGGGGGCCCGGCTGGACCGAACGCGCCCCCGAAACCTTCCGGGCGATGCTCCTCGAGGCGACCGCCGGCGAGGGCTGGGTGACCGACGGCAACTACGGCAAGGCCCGCGCTGTGCTGTGGCCGCGCGCGCAGGCGGTAATCTGGCTCGACTATCCCGCCCCGCTGATCTTTGCGCGCCTGTTCCGGCGCACCTGCCGGCGGGTTTTCGGGCGGGATGAACTGTGGAACGGTAACCGTGAGACCTTTCGGGCCGCTTTCCTCAGCCGCGACTCGCTGTTCGTGTGGTTCTTTCGCACCTACGCCCGCAGGCGCCGCGAGCTCCCCGCGCTGCTGGCCCGCCCCGAGTACGCGCACCTCGAGGTGTACCGTCTGCGCAGCCCGCGCGAGACCGAACGCTGGCTGCGCGACCTCGAGGGCCGCTAG
- a CDS encoding YfcE family phosphodiesterase produces MKTIGVLSDTHGLLRSEVLRHLAGSDLIIHAGDVGNPALLETLAQIAPVHAVRGNVDKGDWARGLPATEALEVNGAWLYVLHDLHDLDLVPHEGGFAAVISGHSHRPVLEEQGGVLYLNPGSCGPRRFSLPVSMARLRVHPGGRLEGELIDLSASVPAPQPGPG; encoded by the coding sequence GTGAAAACCATCGGCGTGCTCTCTGACACCCACGGCCTGCTGCGATCCGAGGTGCTGCGGCACCTGGCAGGCTCGGACCTGATCATCCACGCGGGCGACGTGGGCAATCCGGCCCTGCTCGAGACCCTGGCGCAGATCGCGCCGGTGCACGCGGTGCGCGGCAACGTGGACAAGGGTGACTGGGCCAGAGGGCTGCCCGCCACCGAGGCCCTCGAGGTGAACGGCGCGTGGCTGTACGTGCTGCACGACCTGCACGACCTGGACCTGGTGCCGCACGAAGGCGGCTTCGCGGCGGTGATCTCCGGGCACTCGCACCGTCCGGTCCTCGAGGAACAAGGCGGGGTGCTGTACCTGAACCCGGGTTCGTGCGGGCCGCGGCGCTTCTCGCTGCCGGTGTCGATGGCCCGCCTGCGGGTACACCCCGGGGGGCGCCTCGAGGGCGAACTGATCGACCTGAGCGCTTCTGTTCCCGCTCCTCAGCCTGGTCCCGGGTAA
- a CDS encoding S10 family peptidase, whose protein sequence is MPEQSSTQVPSTPSPVPQDLISVSRHTVTLSSGERLEYTARAGTVVLREEAEKDGISEGLKPKATLFFTAYTRDGVSDLASRPITFCFNGGPGSSSVWLHLGLFGPRRVEMDPEGFPLAPPYRLLENEYTLLDHTDLVFIDPVSTGYSRAVDGAKASEYHGFKRDLEAVGEFIRLYTSRNGRWLSPKFLAGESYGTTRAAGLAGYLQERHGLYFNGLMLISSILDFGTALFTPGNDLPHALFLPTFTATAFYHGRLPSDLQGDLQTALRESEAFAMGEYTLALMRGDALEDAERAEIARRLARLTGLSEAYLERVNLRPEIHRFVKELLRDQGRTVGRLDSRFTGFDRDAGGEHNEFDPSMSAIMGPYTASMNHYVRADLGFESDLPYEILTGRVQPWSYAEHQNRFVNVAETLRKAMSMNPHLKVLVANGYYDLATPYFATEYTMNHLGVDRSLRGNLSMTYYEAGHMMYIQLAALEALKQDLAEFIGRSAGVSLS, encoded by the coding sequence ATGCCGGAACAATCCAGTACCCAGGTCCCGTCTACCCCTTCGCCCGTTCCCCAGGATCTGATTTCGGTTTCCCGCCACACCGTGACGCTCAGCAGCGGCGAGCGCCTCGAGTACACCGCGCGCGCCGGAACCGTGGTGCTGCGCGAGGAAGCCGAGAAAGACGGCATCTCCGAGGGCCTCAAGCCCAAAGCCACCCTGTTTTTTACCGCGTACACCCGCGACGGGGTGAGCGACCTGGCCTCGAGGCCCATCACCTTCTGCTTCAACGGCGGGCCCGGCTCGTCGTCGGTGTGGCTGCACCTGGGCCTGTTCGGCCCGCGCCGCGTGGAGATGGACCCCGAGGGCTTCCCGCTGGCCCCGCCGTACCGCTTGCTCGAGAACGAGTACACCCTGCTCGATCACACGGACCTGGTGTTCATCGATCCGGTCAGCACCGGCTACAGCCGCGCGGTCGACGGCGCGAAGGCCAGCGAGTACCACGGCTTCAAGCGCGACCTCGAGGCGGTCGGGGAGTTCATCCGGCTGTACACCTCACGCAACGGGCGCTGGCTGTCCCCGAAGTTCCTGGCGGGCGAGAGCTACGGCACCACCCGCGCGGCCGGGCTGGCCGGGTACCTGCAGGAGCGGCACGGCCTGTACTTCAACGGCCTGATGCTGATCTCCTCGATCCTCGACTTCGGCACCGCGCTGTTCACGCCGGGCAATGACCTGCCGCACGCGCTGTTTTTGCCGACCTTTACCGCCACCGCCTTTTACCACGGCCGCCTGCCCAGCGACTTGCAGGGCGACCTGCAGACCGCGCTGCGCGAGTCCGAGGCTTTCGCCATGGGCGAGTACACCCTGGCCCTGATGCGCGGCGACGCCCTCGAGGACGCAGAGCGCGCCGAGATCGCGCGCAGGCTCGCGCGCCTGACCGGCCTGTCCGAGGCCTACCTCGAGCGGGTCAACCTGCGTCCCGAGATCCACCGCTTCGTCAAGGAACTGCTGCGCGACCAGGGCCGCACGGTGGGCCGCCTCGACAGCCGTTTCACCGGCTTCGACCGCGACGCGGGCGGGGAGCACAACGAGTTCGATCCCTCGATGAGTGCGATCATGGGGCCGTACACCGCCAGCATGAACCACTACGTGCGGGCGGACCTCGGTTTCGAGAGCGACTTGCCCTACGAGATCCTGACCGGGCGGGTGCAGCCCTGGAGCTACGCCGAACACCAGAACCGCTTTGTGAACGTGGCCGAGACGCTGCGCAAGGCCATGAGCATGAACCCGCACCTCAAGGTGCTGGTCGCCAACGGTTACTACGACCTCGCCACGCCGTACTTCGCGACCGAGTACACCATGAATCACCTGGGTGTGGACCGCAGCCTGCGTGGCAACCTGAGCATGACCTACTACGAGGCCGGACACATGATGTACATCCAGCTCGCTGCCCTCGAGGCCCTCAAACAGGACCTGGCGGAATTCATCGGACGCAGTGCGGGTGTGTCGCTCAGCTGA
- the pruA gene encoding L-glutamate gamma-semialdehyde dehydrogenase: MLKLPPYKNEPFTDFGDPANAQAYRDALTKVRARLGETYPLIIGGERIHTEETLESLNPSNHAEVVGRTAKATVEHAEKALAVAWQAYESWKTWDMDARARILIRAAALLRRRKHEFSALMSLEAGKNWAEADADTAEAIDFLEYYARQSMKYALPGETADFPGEENRLHYIPLGVGVSISPWNFPLAIFAGMLAAPIVVGNTVIAKPAEDTGVIAAWFAELLEEAGLPAGVLTFLPGLGEEVGDYLVRHPQTRFVTFTGSRQVGLLINQHAATHQKGQKWIKRAVLEMGGKDALIVDETADLDEAAQAAVQSAFGFAGQKCSAMSRLIVVDAVYDALVEKVVARTETLTVGPGEENANVTPLVNQESFEKVSRYLEIGRQEGKLRAGGSADGSKGYFVQPTVFVDVDPQARIAQEEIFGPVVAVIRARDFDHALQIANGTEYGLTGGVFSKDRARLEKARREFEVGNLYLNRKITGALVGVQPFGGYNMSGTDSKAGGPDYLTNFLQLKTVTERF, translated from the coding sequence ATGCTCAAGCTGCCCCCCTACAAAAACGAACCCTTCACCGACTTCGGCGACCCTGCCAACGCCCAGGCCTACCGGGACGCGCTGACCAAGGTCCGCGCCCGCCTGGGCGAAACCTACCCGCTGATCATCGGCGGCGAGCGCATCCACACCGAAGAGACCCTCGAGAGCCTCAACCCCTCCAACCACGCCGAGGTGGTCGGCCGCACCGCCAAGGCCACGGTCGAACACGCCGAAAAGGCCCTGGCGGTCGCGTGGCAGGCCTACGAAAGCTGGAAGACCTGGGACATGGACGCGCGCGCGCGCATCCTGATCCGGGCCGCTGCCCTGCTGCGCCGACGCAAGCACGAGTTCTCCGCGCTGATGTCCCTCGAGGCCGGCAAGAACTGGGCCGAAGCCGACGCGGACACCGCCGAGGCCATCGACTTCCTCGAGTACTACGCCCGCCAGAGCATGAAGTACGCGCTCCCCGGCGAGACGGCCGACTTCCCCGGCGAGGAGAACCGCCTGCACTACATCCCGCTGGGCGTGGGAGTCTCGATCTCGCCCTGGAACTTCCCGCTGGCGATCTTCGCCGGAATGCTCGCCGCTCCCATCGTCGTGGGCAACACCGTGATCGCCAAGCCCGCCGAGGACACCGGCGTGATCGCCGCGTGGTTCGCAGAGCTGCTCGAGGAGGCGGGCCTGCCCGCCGGCGTGCTGACCTTCCTGCCCGGTCTGGGCGAGGAGGTGGGCGATTACCTGGTGCGTCACCCCCAGACCCGCTTCGTGACCTTCACCGGCTCGCGTCAGGTGGGCCTGCTGATCAACCAGCACGCCGCCACGCACCAGAAGGGCCAGAAGTGGATCAAGCGCGCGGTCCTCGAGATGGGCGGCAAGGACGCCCTGATCGTGGACGAGACCGCCGACCTCGACGAGGCCGCGCAGGCCGCCGTGCAGAGTGCGTTTGGCTTCGCGGGACAGAAGTGCTCGGCCATGAGCCGCCTGATCGTGGTGGACGCGGTGTACGACGCCCTGGTCGAGAAGGTCGTGGCGCGCACCGAGACCCTCACGGTCGGTCCCGGCGAGGAAAACGCCAACGTCACGCCGCTGGTCAACCAGGAGAGCTTCGAGAAGGTCTCGCGTTACCTCGAGATCGGCCGCCAGGAGGGCAAGCTGCGCGCGGGGGGCAGCGCCGACGGCAGCAAGGGCTATTTCGTGCAGCCCACCGTGTTCGTGGACGTGGACCCGCAGGCGCGCATCGCCCAGGAAGAGATCTTTGGGCCCGTCGTGGCGGTCATCCGTGCGCGCGACTTCGACCACGCCCTGCAAATCGCCAACGGCACCGAGTACGGCCTGACCGGCGGCGTGTTCTCCAAGGACCGCGCCCGCCTCGAGAAGGCCCGCCGCGAGTTCGAGGTCGGCAACCTGTACCTCAACCGCAAGATCACCGGTGCGCTGGTGGGCGTGCAGCCGTTTGGCGGCTACAACATGAGCGGTACCGACTCCAAGGCGGGCGGCCCCGACTACCTCACCAACTTCTTGCAGCTCAAGACCGTCACCGAGCGGTTCTGA
- a CDS encoding proline dehydrogenase family protein, whose protein sequence is MQSFDRIYRSTILGVAGNKTVENLVRSRAWSVAQRFVAGEQLADAVRAVEELERRGIHGILDLLGEMVTSEQEANTFTENILAIFDAMEGRELPIYVSIKLSQIGQDITLPGGENLGLRNARRILARARALNAFVALDMEDHPRVDITLEQFRTLATEFPGTVGTVLQAYLYRTEADRKALDDLKPNLRIVKGAYLEPETVAYPSKTDVDMNYRRLVYAHLKAGNYTCVASHDERIIEDVKLFAEKSGIPRSQFEFQLLYGIRRDLQQKLADEGYTVRAYIPYGRDWYAYFSRRIAERPANVSFVLRGMLKG, encoded by the coding sequence ATGCAGAGTTTTGACCGTATCTACCGTTCGACCATCCTGGGAGTGGCGGGTAACAAGACCGTCGAGAACCTGGTGCGCAGCCGTGCCTGGAGCGTGGCGCAGCGCTTCGTGGCCGGCGAGCAACTCGCAGACGCCGTGCGCGCGGTCGAGGAACTCGAGCGCCGCGGCATTCACGGCATTCTGGACCTGCTGGGCGAGATGGTGACCAGCGAGCAGGAGGCGAACACCTTCACCGAGAACATCCTGGCGATTTTCGACGCCATGGAAGGCCGTGAGCTGCCCATCTACGTCTCGATCAAGCTCTCGCAGATCGGCCAGGACATCACCCTGCCCGGCGGCGAGAACCTGGGCCTGCGCAACGCCCGGCGCATCCTCGCCCGCGCGCGCGCGCTGAACGCCTTCGTGGCCCTGGACATGGAAGACCACCCGCGCGTGGACATCACCCTCGAGCAGTTCCGCACGCTGGCGACCGAGTTCCCCGGCACGGTCGGCACCGTGCTGCAGGCCTACTTGTACCGCACCGAGGCCGACCGCAAGGCCCTGGATGACCTCAAGCCCAACCTGCGCATCGTCAAGGGCGCTTACCTCGAGCCCGAGACGGTCGCCTACCCCAGCAAGACCGACGTGGACATGAACTACCGCCGCCTGGTCTACGCCCACCTGAAGGCCGGGAACTACACCTGCGTGGCCTCGCACGACGAGCGCATCATCGAGGACGTCAAGCTGTTCGCCGAGAAGTCCGGCATCCCGCGCAGCCAGTTCGAGTTCCAGCTGCTCTACGGCATCCGCCGCGACCTGCAGCAGAAACTGGCCGACGAGGGCTACACCGTACGCGCCTACATCCCCTACGGCCGCGACTGGTACGCCTACTTCAGCCGCCGCATCGCCGAGCGCCCCGCCAACGTCAGCTTCGTGCTGCGCGGCATGCTCAAGGGCTGA
- a CDS encoding GntR family transcriptional regulator, translating to MFERPNLIRDEVYQHLRRAVLEGDYLPGTRLGETEIGERFGVSRTPIREALQRLVQEGLLEASANKGVRVRTVTPLEARESYAVREVLDGLAAALAARHHTEADAAQLRAALLALEAAEGDYREQTRLDLAFHRAVSQAAHNRILAEQLAGLERTVSLIKHLTRTYNAAPETREQHRAILEAVLARDEDAAREQAQQHVRTFAALVSAQLAHTSSDEN from the coding sequence ATGTTCGAACGACCGAACCTGATCCGCGATGAGGTGTACCAGCACCTGCGCCGCGCCGTCCTCGAGGGCGACTATCTTCCCGGTACCCGCCTGGGAGAGACCGAGATCGGCGAGCGCTTCGGGGTCTCGCGCACCCCGATCCGCGAGGCGCTGCAGCGGCTGGTGCAAGAAGGGCTGCTCGAGGCCTCGGCGAACAAGGGGGTGCGGGTCCGCACGGTCACACCGCTCGAGGCGCGCGAGAGCTACGCGGTGCGCGAGGTGCTCGATGGGCTGGCCGCCGCGCTGGCCGCGCGCCACCACACCGAGGCGGACGCCGCACAGCTCAGGGCGGCCCTCTTGGCCCTCGAGGCCGCCGAGGGCGACTACCGCGAGCAGACCCGTCTGGACCTGGCGTTTCACCGCGCGGTGTCGCAGGCCGCCCACAACCGCATCCTGGCCGAACAACTGGCCGGTCTCGAGCGCACCGTCAGCCTGATCAAGCACCTGACCCGCACCTACAACGCCGCCCCCGAAACCCGCGAGCAGCACCGCGCCATCCTCGAGGCGGTGCTCGCGCGCGACGAGGACGCCGCCCGTGAGCAGGCCCAGCAGCACGTCCGGACCTTCGCCGCCCTGGTCAGCGCCCAACTCGCCCACACCTCGTCCGACGAGAACTGA
- a CDS encoding MATE family efflux transporter, which yields MSQTAAPVSPYRDIARIAVPVSLEMVFQLALGFVDQVIVGVLGALAIASVGFANSITFIFVLVLSTLGSGAAILVARAHGAGSYSHVSRTSGAALVIGVLAALLVSLPIAVVAAPFLRAVGATPDIAAAGLQYFQISILALPLVVVGAVASGTLRSLGHPRTPMTVTLLAVLINTLFAWLLVFGVGPFPELGLVGAGWATLIAQAFKAAVLLVQLYGPRGLVRWALPLGYPEWRETSRKLLSLTAPLTVTELFWTVGTFLYTVFFTRLGVQELAGSQIVNALEGIFVVGSFGLMSAAMTLIGQAVGQGNAALARARAALILRMGLLTGVGFGLAYVATALFLPRFYPQVGQEVLTVAVWGILINGAFQAVKVRNMILGAGVLPSGGDGRGVILGDVISAFVVGLPAAYLLGFVLGFGAWGVFWARILEELAKVAIFTVRARKLRWEAVVSSPQALAEAA from the coding sequence GTGTCTCAGACTGCTGCCCCTGTCTCTCCCTACCGTGATATCGCCCGCATCGCCGTACCGGTGAGCCTCGAGATGGTCTTCCAGCTCGCGCTCGGCTTCGTGGACCAGGTTATCGTGGGTGTCCTGGGTGCCCTGGCCATCGCTTCGGTGGGTTTTGCCAACTCGATCACCTTTATTTTTGTGCTGGTGCTCTCGACCCTGGGCTCGGGTGCGGCCATCTTGGTTGCTCGGGCGCACGGAGCCGGCAGTTACAGCCACGTCTCACGCACCTCGGGGGCGGCCCTGGTGATCGGGGTGCTGGCAGCCCTGCTGGTTTCACTGCCCATCGCTGTTGTGGCAGCTCCTTTCCTGCGCGCCGTGGGGGCTACCCCGGACATCGCGGCCGCCGGACTGCAGTACTTTCAGATCAGTATCCTGGCCCTGCCGCTGGTGGTGGTCGGCGCGGTCGCGTCGGGCACGCTGCGCTCGCTGGGCCACCCGCGCACACCCATGACCGTCACCCTGCTGGCGGTCTTGATCAACACCCTGTTTGCGTGGCTGCTGGTCTTCGGCGTCGGCCCCTTTCCCGAGCTGGGACTGGTCGGGGCCGGCTGGGCGACCCTGATCGCCCAGGCCTTCAAGGCGGCCGTGCTGCTGGTTCAGTTGTACGGTCCTCGCGGGCTGGTGCGCTGGGCTTTGCCGCTCGGCTACCCCGAGTGGCGCGAGACCAGCAGGAAGCTGCTGAGCCTCACCGCGCCGCTCACCGTCACCGAGCTGTTCTGGACGGTCGGGACTTTTTTGTACACCGTGTTCTTTACGCGGCTGGGGGTACAGGAGCTGGCCGGCAGCCAGATCGTGAACGCCCTCGAGGGAATCTTTGTGGTGGGCTCGTTTGGCCTGATGTCGGCCGCCATGACCTTGATCGGACAGGCGGTCGGGCAGGGAAACGCGGCGCTCGCACGCGCACGCGCCGCGCTGATTTTGCGCATGGGCCTGCTGACCGGGGTGGGTTTCGGGCTGGCTTATGTGGCGACCGCGCTGTTCCTGCCGCGCTTTTACCCGCAGGTGGGGCAGGAGGTGCTGACCGTGGCGGTATGGGGCATCCTGATCAACGGGGCCTTTCAGGCGGTCAAGGTGCGCAACATGATCCTGGGTGCAGGCGTACTTCCCAGCGGCGGAGACGGACGCGGCGTGATCCTGGGCGACGTCATCTCGGCCTTCGTGGTCGGGCTGCCCGCCGCGTACCTGCTGGGTTTCGTGCTCGGCTTCGGAGCGTGGGGCGTGTTCTGGGCGCGCATCCTCGAGGAGCTCGCAAAGGTCGCGATCTTTACGGTGCGCGCCCGCAAGCTGCGCTGGGAAGCGGTGGTTTCCAGTCCTCAGGCGCTGGCCGAGGCCGCCTGA